In the genome of Xanthomonas hortorum pv. pelargonii, the window GAGCCGTGTATTCCTTGTCGCTTCGACGATCCCTCCCCTGTCTTGACCTACATGCTTTCAAGGGTTGTGGCAGTAGTCAAGCTGTTCAAGTTGAGGAGGCCCGACCGGCCTCATGCCCTCCCGATATCCAAAAAAGACAGAGGTCGCTGCGGAGCAATACGATAGAATGGTAGAGCTTGTCGATAGATCGCCGTGCAGCTTTACTGCAATAGATTTCTCCCGAATAATTTGCTAACCAAACGATTGGAATAGTCCTGAATGACAACCGCGTCTTTGAGTGCCCTTGCCGCTGCCAAGGAAAAATTGGCAGAAGAAATTCGGAAGTTGGAAGAGCAGGAAGCTCAGCTACGCCAGCAGCAATCATCTGAAACCTATTCAGAGATCGTCAAGCTACTTGACCAATATTCCGATCACTTCAGTGCAAAGCAGAAGTCGGAAATTGCGGCTCTGATCGGTGCTGGTGTAGCTAAGCCGAAGAAGGCTGCTTCTACGAGAAAGGAAGTAGCGCCCAAGTATTGGTTGCCCCACAACCAAGAGACATGGTCAGGGCGTGGTCGTCCGCCCAAGGCCTTTACCATTTGGCAGGGCAGTGCTTCTTACAAAGAATGGAAAGCCAAGCATCCGGATGAGAAGTTCCCGGCTTTCCCGGGCTGAGGCTTGCGAATGCGAGGCAACGAGTGCCCGAAGGGACTTCGGGCACTCATTTCTTACGTCTGCGGATTGCCGTCTATTAGCTCAGGTCACAACCACTCGGCTGTGGCCAAGTAGTTGCCGGTAGCATCGCCTTGACGTCTGCTGGCGCCGTGATGCCAATCGTGCTGGCGCCAAAGGTGTCTTCCAGCTCATTGATGCTGACGATGTAGCTGTCCAGCGATCCGAGCGTGGCGCTGTTTGGAATGAGCCAACTGATGGCCCGCGAGCCGCCATTGGGATTGGCCGTGATGATGGTCTTCCAGAAGAAATCCGGCGTGCGGATGCCATGACTGGTGAGGAAGTAGTCGTTGGTCGTGTCGCTGTAAATGACGCCCCCATAGACTTGGACGCTTGCGATATCGCGATAACACTCAGCCACTTCTTCAGCACGGACCCAGATGCCTTGATTGAAGCTAGCCACCTGCGGAACGATGTTGGACATCAAGTTGGCGCGGCGGATGTAGGTGCGTTGTAGTCCATGTGGTTGGAGGTCACCAAGTGCCCCCGGTCATAGCCAGAACGCACACTGGCATAGGAAGCACTCGACGTTTGGCCTGCGCAGCCACTGGGTAATTCGGTATCCAAGTTGAAGCTTGAAGGGCGCGCTGCCGAGCCGGTGTCGGCTTGCAATACATACTCGTAGCGCAGCGCGGTGCGGTTGGTGCAGTCGTAGCTCAACGTGTAGCCACCCTTGTTGAGCGTGACCACTTGGGCCTGGGCCGCAGCACTGAACGTGGTGATCAACGACACGGCGAGGAAGATTCGGAATCGCATAGCAGCACATCTCCTTGTGTTTTCTGGGGTCGCACAAGCTCAGCAAGCACGGAACAAGGCCGTTGCCTGTTGAGGAACGCATGAGTTGACGGAGTTGAAGCAGGCAGCCCAACTGGGCGAGTGGCAGGGTTGCGCCGCGCCCCTGTTGCCACGATGTGGCACGCGGTCGTCACTTGTATCTAACAAACGAACTCTAGCGTCAATCCCTAATTCTTGAAGTTGTGACCCAGCTCCAACGACCTGAGCCACTAGCAAGTGGGTGGTTCCATAGCGTGGCACAGGCGGTGCGGTCTCAGGCGATGCGACAGCGCCATCGATACTCTGGGTTATGGACAGAGCCCAGTTGCGAACCCACCTTGATCACTTGGACGATGCGGTGCCGGCGTTGCGGGCATCAAGTCCTGACAGATGCCATTTCTTACGCGCTTTCGCGGGCATGGCGCAGATCATTGAGGCAAAAGCTCTCACTGCTCAGGATGCCGAATTCGTTGTGTCGACTCCCCGTAAAATTGATCCAGCCATAACTAGAGGTCTCCGGCACACTAGCCACCAAGGAGACCAATGATGCGCAAGAGCAAGTTCACCGAGAGCCAGATTGTCGCCACGCTGAAGCAGGTCGAGGGCGGTCGCCAGGTCAAAGATGTACCTGATTAGCCCCGACTCTCAGCCATGAAAATTGCTCGCTGCACGTAAAACCGGCTCTGGGCATGGTGTGGATTGCATCATGGCCGTGGCAAGTCGTGGCAGCATCTCGCGCAAGCGGAATCGACGATTAAAACGATAGGCCGCTTCTCCCAGGTAACGCCTTGCGTATTTGCCTTGCGCGATGGCGTGATACACGCCACTGATGGCGCGCTTGAGATTGCCCAGCACCACGTTGAGCCAACGTGCACCGGCCGTTTCGGTCGCGGCACGACCACCGCCAGTGTCCAGCGTGGTGTGCGCGTGGCCGGCGTCTTCTAGCCGGCGGAAGCAGGCCAGCCCATCGGTGTAGACCTCGCATTCGGGCGCCAAGCGACGGGCAATCCAGTCCTGCAGCGAGGTGTTATCGAAGCTGCGCACCGGCTCGATCACCACAAAGCGCGGCGCGGTGAAGGTGGCATCGGTCTGCACCGCAATCAGGAACGCTTGTTTGTTCTCCGATCCGCGTCCGGCCTTGCCACCGTTACGCTCGCCGCCGAGATAGGCATCGTCGATCTGCACGAAACCCGCCAGTTTCCGCATGGATTCGCGCTCGGCCATAACCTGCATGATCTTGTGTTTCATCCGCCAGGCCGTCTTGTAGTTGACGCCCAGATGCCGCATCAACTCCAGCGCGGCCATGTTGGTTTTGGTCGAGGTCAGCAGGTGCAACGCCAGCATCCAGGTGCGCAGCGGCAGCTTGGTGCCTTCGAACATCGTGCCTGCAATCAGGCTGGTCTGATGCCGGCACGCGCTGCATGGTAGTAGATCGCAGCACCCCGCTTGAAACGCGAGCGCACGCGTCCGGCACAAACAGGGCAACGAAAGCCTTGCGGCCAGCGCCACTTGTAAAGCGCGCGATAGCACTTGGCTTCGGTGCCGTAGGACGCGAAGAACTCAGGCATCGACAATCCCGCTTGGAACTGCACGGCATTGATACTCATCACGCCACCTCGTTGGCTTCAGGTGACAGCAGCATCCACCCAGCGCGGCGCAGATCCTGCGACAGGCGGCTGATGGTCAGGGCTAATCAGGAAGATGTATGCCGTGAGCTGGGCATTTCCGATGCGACGTACTACGTCTGGAAGTCCAAGTACGGCGGCATGGAGGCAGCTGACGTGCAGCGCCTTCGCGACCTGGAGACCGAGCACAGCAAGCTCAAACGCATGTATGCCGAGCTCGCGATGGAAAACCATGCACTGAAGGATGTCATCGCAAAAAGCTGTAGACCCGGCGCACAAGCGCCCGCTTCTTGCCTGGCTCATCGAGCAGCATGGCTGGAGCGAGCGCCGGGCCTGTGCGGTGGTTGGCGTGGCTCGATCGACAGCGCGCTATCGGCGTCGTCCCGACCGCGACGAGGAGGTCATTGCGCTGTTGTCCGAATTGGCCAAGCGTTTTTCCCGAGCGTGGTTTTGGAAAGCTCTTTCAGATCATCCGCCGTCGCGGACATGTGTGGAATCACAAAGGGTGTGGCGCGTGTATTGCCTGATAAAGCTCAATCCACGTCGTCGCAGCAGGCGCCGGGTCCCGACCCGTCATCCACAACCGCTGACATGCGGAGCACGCCCCAATGCTGGATGGTCGATCGACTTTATGTTCGATGCGCTGTGGGATGGTCGACGTTTCCGCACGTTCAATGTCATCGACGACTTCAGCCGGGAAGCCTTGGCGATCGCAGTGGACTTGAATCTTCCGGCCGCCCGCGTCATCCGCACCTTGGAACGCATCGCAGCCTGGCGTGGCTACCCCGCCAAACTTCGCTTGGACAATGGCCCGGAGTTTGTCGCATTAGCCTTGGCCGAGTGGGCCGAGCGCAAAGGCATCGCCTTGGACTTCATCGAGCCGGGGCGTCCAATGCAAAACGGTTTTATCGAACGCTTCAACGGCAGCTACCGGCGCGGCGTGCTGGACATGCATCTCTTCCGCACGCTGAGCGAGGTCCGCGAACAGACCGAACACTGGCTGGCCGACTACAACCAGCAGATCCCGCACGACAGCCTGGGCGGGCTAACGCCCGCCGAGTTCCGTGATCAACATCTACCGCAGACCTCTAGTTTTGGCTGGCATTGAATTGCGGGGAGTCGACACTCGGCCACGATGGGAGGTGCCATCACCGGCATGCTGCCTTCCATGACCTGACGCGCCTTGTCCAATTCGCCCAGGAGTTCATCGTAGTCAGGCAGGTTGGCATCCCATTCCAGTAGTGTCGACACACCACCGGTCAATTGCTGCGCCAGTGCATACAACTCCCACACGCGGGCAGGAACGGGTTGGTCATGTGTGTCGACCAGGCAGTCGCCATATTGCGTCGGTCCTGCCAGATGGATCTGCACGACCTGCCGGTGCGGCAACGCGCGCAGATACACCTCGGGATCGAAGCGGTGATTGTGGGCACTCACATAGACATTGTTGACGTCCAGCAAGATGCCGCAACCCGTGCTTTCGGCAAGGCACGCCAGGAACTCCCACTCGGGCATGGTCGATGTCTGGAATTGCACATAGCTGGATGGATTTTCCAACACCAGCGCTCTGCCGAGCACGTCCTGCACCTGCAGAACGCGGTCGCACACATGGGCCAGTGACTCTGCGTTGAAGGGCAGGGGCAGCAAATCGTGCGAGTTGTGAGAGCCAAGCCCGGTCCAGCACAGATGATCCGAGACCCAGACGGCGTTGATGTCTTCTGCCAACCGTTTGAGCTTGTGCAAATAATCGTTGTTGAGTGGCGCGTCTGAGCCGATCGACAAGCTGACGCCATGCATGACGATGGGAACCTCAGCCGCCAGCTTGCGCAACATGGCACGCTGGTAGCCGGCGTCATCGAGATAATTTTCCGAAATGATCTCGAACCAATCCACCCGCGCTCCCCCGGCCAGGATGGCCGGGAGATGTTGGGGACGCAGTCCGACACCAAATCCGAGATTGGGTAAGCCCAGGCGGGGCAGTGGCAAGCGTTCTTCCACCATGTCCTGGGCGTGGTGCGGTTGAGTCGGACGTGCGTGCATCACCGTGTCGGCCGGTCAGGTGGAAGGCGGCAGGGCGATGCGCAGATCCGTTGGACTGGGCTTAGTGCCGGGTGGCAGCTGGCGGCTGGCCATGACCTTCTCGAACGCCTGCCATGCGATGTCGTAGACGGAGTCGCCCACGGCGAAGGGCAGTTCCGCCACTGGTGTGGGAGTATTGTTCGGATCGGTGAAATTGAACAATTCCATGGTGCCGGCCGTGGGATACAACTGCGAGGCGGAGATGGGCACGGCGCATCCACCCAACCCTGCGCATTTGTTGTCTGCGGGCGCGCTGAAGAAGTCCGGCAGGCCGCAGGTGCCACCTACCGCCGGAGCACGTGGCGCAGATTGGCCACACCCGCCGCGTCCTCCGATCGCTTGGGAGCAATTGCCGCCACCGCTCACCCCATGAGCAAAGCCACAGCCTCCTTGCGTGGCGCAAGTATTGGAGCCTTTGCAGCTGTGATAGATGGCCGGTGCCGCACAGTTCCCGCCAGAGGCATCCAGTGCCAGGCCCTGGCAGGCGTGTTGCAGGGCGCTCGTGGGCTGTGCCGCCATCCCTTGCCGCAAGGTCGGCGCGCTGCCATAGACGGCCCAATACAACCCCATGCGATCCCCTGAGCCGACCATGGAGGGGAACGGGAAGTCGACAGACAGATCACCCCAGGATTTGGTCAACACGGTCGTAATGCCGGCGAGCGAACCTTGCGCGACGTTGTCCAAGTCGACGGGGTTAAGCTGCTTCAAGTTGTTGAGAGCCGTTGCCACCTCGGATGGCTTGGGGATGGTGGTCGGCGCCGTGGCAGGGTCGAAATCGGCACTGGTGAGTAGCGCCTCTGTCCAGATGTTGCCGGAGACCGCGTGCCACTCACTCCACGTCTCCACCTGATCGACCAGATCAAGCAGCTGCTCGAAGCGTTCGTAATGATCCTGTCCACCATTGCTTGATCGCGCAGCCGCATCTGCCGAGGGCGCCGGGTCGCCCGAGTCGGTGTAGGACGGATAGTTGTTGGCCAACGCCGCTTCGTCGGGCTGGAACTGCACGATCACGCTGTTGAGGGTGGCGAGTTCGGCCCCGGTTTCCAATGCACGCTCGTGGATCATCCCGAGAAATGCACTGGTGGTCTGCCAGTCAATCCCGCCTTCGCCTTGATCGCAGATGGCATACATCATGTAGATGGCCTGCGCTGCGGCAGCCAGGGGATGGGTTTCGGTGATCTGGGTGTTGAGCTGTGGGTATTCTTTTTGGATCTTGCTGGTGGCGGTGTTGAACAAATCGCGCTGACCAGTAGGGCCGGTGAACACCTTCTCCCACAAGGTCTGGTTGTCCTCGTATTTGAGTGTGATGTATTGGAATAGACAAAAATACATCCAGCCGATCGTTCCGAATTTCGGCAGATCCACTTCCGTATTTGTCGCGGTCCAGCCGTTGAACGGCACGGTCGGGAAATAGGTTGTTTCAAGCACCGATGGCTTGATCTTGGCGCGTGCGGTGTCGTGGTTTTCCTCGATCACCGTGAACAGCGCCACTTGCGCGTCAGTCAGGCCCGCAAGATCGACATTCAGCCCGCTGCCGACCGTGCCGTCTTCAAGGTCTTGCAGATCGATGATGTGCGGAATGACGGTTTGCGTGGGGCCGTAGCAGATCCAGTTGTAATTGGCGTCTTGCAGGAGCGGGCTATTGAAGGTCGGGGTGACGCCGACCGCGCCGCACAGATTTGCAGCCATCTGCAGATGCAGCATCTCATCGATAAAGACCGAGAACAGCAGGTTGTAAGCGCGTTGCGGAGCGGTCTGTTCGGGTGGAGCACCAAGCGGTATTGTCCCGGTTGCCATGCCCGGCCAGCGACGGCCCTTGTAGTAGGAAATGCCATTGGCATTGATCGCATGCGTGCCCTGGATGGACTTCATTGTGCACATGTAAAGCGGGACGGTGAACAGCTCTACATTGACAGCGGCCTGGACTAAGGCTTGCAATGCCGCTTTATCGGCCTCGAAATTGGCAAGCGGTTGTTCGACGATCTGGCGGGGGGCTTTGGGAATAATGCCTAATGTGGCGTGCGTTTCGGTCGCGCTCATACAAACCTTCTCCATGGATGTCCTAGCATTCGGCTGGGTGGCGAGATCGCATGCGTGTGTAGCGCATCCATCCATCCCAGTGGCGACGAGAACTGCATCCGTCCGTGCAGTCCTTGCATCTAGGCACACCTGGAGATCAAGGGCGCTCTATTGGTTTCTTGGCGAACCCTCGGAAAGTGTCGTCGATTGCTTCGACGTATAAACCTGGCCGCAAGGCGAGTCAATTGCTCAGTGCGCCTGGGAACGGCAATGCGTGACCAGGCCTACTGGGCTTTCGTGACCGAGCGCATCAGTGGCTGAGCCAAGTTGGCAGATCAAGACACGAGACCACTTGGTCATCGGCGGTCCTCAGCACAACAGCCTGGCAGCACGGGGATGAGCGTGGCCCTCCCTTTCTTTCGTTGGTTGTCGGCGGAAGACCACCCGGTGCGCCTGATCTTGCAAGAGATATGGCGCTAAGCTTGAGTTCGGTCATCACGCTCTTTCGTCGCTTACGCCATTACGGCAAGATCCAAGTGAAAGAGAGGCCGCTGAAAATTTTTACGGCATCGGTAAAAATCGAAGGAGGCGATTGTTGATGAGCCAGGATGCGATTCAACTGATCCAATGCTTGGGGAGGCATGATGTCTGAGCAGGTTGAGAAGCTCTTTGAAGGTTCTGATGAGCTGTTGGAGGCGTTGGCGCCGATCACAGCGGCTCCGCCGTTTGATCAAAGTGATCTGCAAGTTTGTCGCGCACTTTGCCTGCTTTCGATTGAGCATGCTGTTGCGAGCCGCTGCCTTCTTGCGTTTGGTGCGGGACCATCGACGGTCATCATCCACCGCGCGCAGTTCGAAGCGCTGGTGAGAGCCGTCTGGGTCTTTTACTGCGCAAGCGATGATGAGGTGGCCTGCTTACAAGAAGAACTGACATCGACAAGTGAATCATTAGCTGCTCGCTTGCCCATGCTATCCAAGATGCTCCAAGCTCTGGAAACGGTGAAGCAGGCAGCCGAGCCACTGCGGGCGTTTTTGGAGTTCAAGAAATACTCTTGGGTGGCACTCAACTCGTTTGTCCACGCGGGCGCACATGCACTTCACCGATTGCGAACGGGCTTCCCGCTTGAACTCGTTGAACTTGTGGTCAAACAAAGCAACGCGCTGGTCGTGATGGCTCACATGCAACTCGCGATCACCATAGGTAGCAAAGACGCCGTGCACTGGGTCGCTACGACGGCGGATGGCTTTTTCGCTGTGCTTCCTCCACGAACAGGTTAGGCTTTGTTGCGGCCCCATCACCATCGCCCACGGGTCGTCAGACTGGTGAGTGGCAAAGCTTGCGGTGCAAGTTGCTTGCAGTGAGATTTGAACGAAGGACGGTTTGGATGACCAATATCAGCAAGGCGGAAAGTTTCGAAGACGGATTTTTCCGTGCAGCACTTGAAGTCATCGCAACGAATGATGAGCGCAAGGCCATCATCGCCAGCCGTGATTTCAATGGCCTGAGGCAACGACTCGATCGCTCAGCGAGCACGACGCGCTTCACGCAAGCCATGGCGGAGTTCTACCTCGGCATCCCGAGACGCCAATTCGACCAATTCAAGCGTGAGCACGGCAATCCGTTTCTGATCAGCAAGAGCACGCCACGCTCAATTGCTAAGGTAGAACTCTTGACGTGGTATGCCCAAGTCACCAAAGCCCGAGAGCAGATTCAAGAGCCGATCTCGGGCAACTTCGGTCGAACGGGGAAGGTTATTCCGTTCATTGTGATTCGCGAGTCGGCCGGCAAGATCAAGAGCGTGATCTCACATGCGGGCATCACTGGGCTCGATATGAGTGTGATCGAAGAAGCTTTCCAGCAAGGCGCAACGATCTTGGCCCTGACTATCGATCAAGCCTTGGCGCTGCCTTGGCAGTCAAACGCCGAGAAAAAGCATTGGCGAAATGCCTACCGCTCTCATCTGATGACGGTCCATGCATCCAAGATGGCGTGGCTGGATCGCCAAGAGTTAGACGAAGACACCAAGCCCGCCCAAAGCGACCAGCGCACTAGGAGATAGCTTGATCTTGCCGCTGCCTTGCGACGAGCGGATGAATGGTTGTTCAGCGATCGCGGCGATCTAGTCCTGTAGCGATGCGGCTGTGATGCATAGATTGCGTTCCGAAGCTTGGCGGGTCGCCAAGCACGGAGAGCAAGATGAAATACACCATCGAGATTAATGCGACTGCCCACCTGGTCCACT includes:
- a CDS encoding H-NS histone family protein; the protein is MTTASLSALAAAKEKLAEEIRKLEEQEAQLRQQQSSETYSEIVKLLDQYSDHFSAKQKSEIAALIGAGVAKPKKAASTRKEVAPKYWLPHNQETWSGRGRPPKAFTIWQGSASYKEWKAKHPDEKFPAFPG
- a CDS encoding IS3 family transposase encodes the protein MSSQKAVDPAHKRPLLAWLIEQHGWSERRACAVVGVARSTARYRRRPDRDEEVIALLSELAKRFSRAWFWKALSDHPPSRTCVESQRVWRVYCLIKLNPRRRSRRRVPTRHPQPLTCGARPNAGWSIDFMFDALWDGRRFRTFNVIDDFSREALAIAVDLNLPAARVIRTLERIAAWRGYPAKLRLDNGPEFVALALAEWAERKGIALDFIEPGRPMQNGFIERFNGSYRRGVLDMHLFRTLSEVREQTEHWLADYNQQIPHDSLGGLTPAEFRDQHLPQTSSFGWH
- a CDS encoding DUF692 domain-containing protein; this translates as MHARPTQPHHAQDMVEERLPLPRLGLPNLGFGVGLRPQHLPAILAGGARVDWFEIISENYLDDAGYQRAMLRKLAAEVPIVMHGVSLSIGSDAPLNNDYLHKLKRLAEDINAVWVSDHLCWTGLGSHNSHDLLPLPFNAESLAHVCDRVLQVQDVLGRALVLENPSSYVQFQTSTMPEWEFLACLAESTGCGILLDVNNVYVSAHNHRFDPEVYLRALPHRQVVQIHLAGPTQYGDCLVDTHDQPVPARVWELYALAQQLTGGVSTLLEWDANLPDYDELLGELDKARQVMEGSMPVMAPPIVAECRLPAIQCQPKLEVCGRC
- a CDS encoding ferritin-like domain-containing protein, with protein sequence MSATETHATLGIIPKAPRQIVEQPLANFEADKAALQALVQAAVNVELFTVPLYMCTMKSIQGTHAINANGISYYKGRRWPGMATGTIPLGAPPEQTAPQRAYNLLFSVFIDEMLHLQMAANLCGAVGVTPTFNSPLLQDANYNWICYGPTQTVIPHIIDLQDLEDGTVGSGLNVDLAGLTDAQVALFTVIEENHDTARAKIKPSVLETTYFPTVPFNGWTATNTEVDLPKFGTIGWMYFCLFQYITLKYEDNQTLWEKVFTGPTGQRDLFNTATSKIQKEYPQLNTQITETHPLAAAAQAIYMMYAICDQGEGGIDWQTTSAFLGMIHERALETGAELATLNSVIVQFQPDEAALANNYPSYTDSGDPAPSADAAARSSNGGQDHYERFEQLLDLVDQVETWSEWHAVSGNIWTEALLTSADFDPATAPTTIPKPSEVATALNNLKQLNPVDLDNVAQGSLAGITTVLTKSWGDLSVDFPFPSMVGSGDRMGLYWAVYGSAPTLRQGMAAQPTSALQHACQGLALDASGGNCAAPAIYHSCKGSNTCATQGGCGFAHGVSGGGNCSQAIGGRGGCGQSAPRAPAVGGTCGLPDFFSAPADNKCAGLGGCAVPISASQLYPTAGTMELFNFTDPNNTPTPVAELPFAVGDSVYDIAWQAFEKVMASRQLPPGTKPSPTDLRIALPPST
- a CDS encoding DUF6988 family protein is translated as MMSEQVEKLFEGSDELLEALAPITAAPPFDQSDLQVCRALCLLSIEHAVASRCLLAFGAGPSTVIIHRAQFEALVRAVWVFYCASDDEVACLQEELTSTSESLAARLPMLSKMLQALETVKQAAEPLRAFLEFKKYSWVALNSFVHAGAHALHRLRTGFPLELVELVVKQSNALVVMAHMQLAITIGSKDAVHWVATTADGFFAVLPPRTG